A genome region from Williamwhitmania sp. includes the following:
- a CDS encoding YggS family pyridoxal phosphate-dependent enzyme, translated as MSVADNLKHILSTIPPNVELVAISKTKPVEVVMEAYQAGQRTFGENKVQEMAAKQEVMSKDIRWHMVGHLQSNKVKFIVPFVSLIHSVDSQKLLAVIDKEAAKVNRVVDCLLQVHIATEDTKFGFDRNELLSLVNSGALGGYSHVRVCGLMGMATFTNDQEQVRGEFGGLNRLFEEMKPLFGKHFTQLSMGMSGDYLLAIEEGSTMVRVGSSIFGERNYAI; from the coding sequence ATGAGCGTTGCTGATAATCTAAAGCATATTTTGAGCACCATCCCTCCTAATGTGGAGTTAGTTGCCATTTCCAAAACAAAACCGGTGGAGGTGGTGATGGAGGCTTACCAAGCTGGTCAGCGGACGTTTGGCGAAAACAAGGTGCAGGAGATGGCGGCCAAGCAGGAGGTGATGTCCAAGGATATTCGCTGGCACATGGTGGGACATCTTCAGTCGAACAAGGTTAAGTTTATTGTTCCATTCGTGAGCCTTATACACTCAGTTGATAGCCAAAAGTTGCTGGCGGTAATCGATAAAGAGGCTGCCAAGGTAAACCGAGTGGTCGATTGCCTGCTGCAGGTTCACATTGCAACTGAGGATACCAAGTTTGGCTTCGATCGTAACGAACTTCTTTCCTTGGTGAACTCTGGCGCGCTTGGCGGCTATAGCCATGTGAGGGTTTGTGGCTTAATGGGGATGGCCACCTTTACCAATGATCAGGAGCAAGTTCGGGGCGAGTTCGGTGGACTTAACCGTCTTTTTGAGGAGATGAAGCCCCTGTTTGGTAAGCATTTCACGCAGCTGTCCATGGGAATGTCGGGCGATTATCTCCTTGCCATTGAGGAGGGAAGCACCATGGTTCGAGTTGGCAGCTCCATCTTTGGTGAAAGAAATTATGCAATCTAG
- a CDS encoding dihydroorotate dehydrogenase-like protein: MLSLETTYLGLTLKNPIVVSSSGLTSSVPKIVEMEKAGAGAVVLKSLFEEQILHEAGMLEVSNDYPEASDYIRNYTKANSVGQYLTLIKEAKAAVSIPVIASINCVSSKDWIGFARRVEEAGADALEVNVFFLPTDSEKPASYYERTYLELAEKLREAVSIPLVFKLGNHFTNVLWLIRELYFRKVNGVVLFNRFYEPDIDISRMKMVASEVFSHPADVRNSLRWVALAADMVPNLSIASSTGIHSGEAVVKMILAGANITQVCSAVYKSGPLAITQMISFLEKWMVDKGFSKIEDFRGLQSYAKIADPAAYERSQFMRYFSNME, from the coding sequence ATGCTTAGCTTAGAAACCACCTATCTTGGCCTTACGTTGAAGAACCCAATTGTTGTAAGCAGCTCAGGCCTTACCTCATCGGTTCCAAAGATTGTTGAAATGGAAAAAGCTGGCGCGGGTGCTGTAGTGCTCAAGTCGCTTTTTGAGGAGCAAATTCTGCATGAAGCGGGGATGCTCGAAGTGTCCAATGACTATCCGGAGGCCTCCGACTACATTAGAAACTATACTAAGGCAAATTCAGTTGGTCAATACCTTACCCTTATAAAAGAGGCAAAGGCTGCAGTTTCAATTCCGGTTATTGCAAGTATCAACTGCGTATCGTCCAAGGACTGGATTGGCTTTGCCCGACGGGTGGAAGAGGCCGGGGCCGATGCCCTAGAGGTAAACGTATTCTTTCTGCCAACCGATAGCGAGAAACCTGCTTCGTATTACGAGCGAACCTATCTTGAACTGGCTGAAAAGCTACGTGAGGCAGTATCTATTCCGCTCGTTTTTAAGTTGGGTAACCATTTTACCAATGTTCTCTGGCTTATACGTGAACTATACTTCCGAAAAGTGAACGGTGTCGTACTGTTCAACCGCTTTTATGAACCAGATATTGATATTAGCCGGATGAAGATGGTGGCATCTGAAGTGTTTAGCCATCCGGCAGATGTTCGCAATTCACTCCGCTGGGTAGCACTTGCAGCTGACATGGTACCTAATTTAAGCATAGCATCCTCAACAGGTATTCATAGCGGTGAGGCAGTAGTGAAGATGATATTGGCTGGTGCGAATATAACTCAAGTATGCTCTGCGGTATATAAGAGCGGGCCGTTAGCGATTACACAAATGATCTCTTTCCTTGAGAAGTGGATGGTCGACAAGGGATTCAGCAAGATTGAAGATTTTAGGGGATTGCAAAGCTACGCTAAGATTGCGGACCCCGCTGCCTATGAGCGCTCCCAGTTTATGCGCTATTTTTCTAACATGGAATAA
- a CDS encoding methyltransferase domain-containing protein, with amino-acid sequence MTAHITDEPTARLDALRTLEKDKTCGKKAVAEYFIQHQRRFNTTFAICRQLVPSKNASVLDIGRSPFTEMLLSHYLNVSTLGLDPIDDDGGHRENGNVSVKNHTTFNINDAKDPNQWPALAEKFDLISFCETLEHLHTAPEYAITFLSNLLTPTGKLLITTPNAATLKNRIALLLGRNPFEKIRLYDKNPGHFREYTVNELRSIGQNLNLEVTQCRAINFYHSRYLAPFKMIPVFKDSIVAVFQQKGI; translated from the coding sequence ATGACTGCACACATTACCGATGAGCCCACCGCACGCCTCGATGCGCTGCGAACTTTGGAAAAAGATAAAACCTGTGGAAAAAAGGCTGTGGCGGAATACTTCATCCAGCATCAGCGACGGTTCAACACCACCTTTGCCATCTGCCGCCAGCTGGTTCCAAGCAAGAATGCGAGCGTGCTCGACATTGGACGTAGCCCATTTACGGAGATGCTGCTCTCCCACTACTTAAACGTAAGCACGTTGGGCTTAGACCCAATTGATGACGATGGCGGTCATAGGGAAAACGGAAACGTGTCGGTAAAAAACCATACCACCTTCAACATAAACGACGCCAAAGATCCAAACCAGTGGCCTGCATTAGCGGAGAAGTTCGATCTAATATCCTTCTGCGAAACGCTGGAGCATTTACATACGGCACCTGAATATGCCATCACCTTTCTTAGCAACCTGCTTACCCCAACTGGCAAGTTGCTAATTACCACACCCAATGCTGCTACGCTCAAAAACAGAATTGCTTTGCTGCTTGGCCGTAACCCTTTTGAAAAGATAAGGCTCTACGACAAGAACCCCGGACATTTTAGAGAATACACGGTAAATGAGCTGCGAAGCATCGGACAAAACCTAAACCTTGAGGTAACACAATGCCGTGCCATAAACTTTTACCACTCCCGATACCTAGCGCCATTTAAGATGATACCCGTTTTCAAGGACAGCATTGTTGCCGTGTTCCAGCAAAAGGGCATCTAA